In Ancylothrix sp. D3o, the DNA window GAAGGTGCTACTTTGTATGAGTCCAATTTAGAAGGTGCCCTCTTCGTTAATGCTAACTTGAGTAATACTGATTTGTTGCAAACTCCTTTTTATGGGACAGATCTCAGTCATGCTAATCTGACGTTAGCTCTACACGCTAGCCTTAAAGGAGCTATTCTCGACAATACGACTATGCCAGATGGTAGCATAAAAAGTAACTATTCCAGAGATTAGTGACTAATCAACCATTCTACAATAAGACGGTAAAAATGTTGATGTCCCTATAACCTCTGCTTATGAGATTTGCAGGTAATTAAAGATCACTGTCAGGATCGGTATTGGGATCGACATCAGCATAGGTAGTGGACGGAGGATTAAGTTCAGGAGGGCGTTCATCTGGCTCTGAACCCGGATCGGGGACAAAGCCATCAGGAATTGTACTCTCGCTCAATATTCTCCTATTTTTCTCAATCTCATCTTGAATATCTTTGGCAATATTGGAGAAAAAGTCGTAACCCGTGAATTTCTCAATGTAATCCACGCTGTGGACAATAGTGCTTGTTTCCCAATTGTTGCCTTTATTCCAGTCTAATTCTTCTCGCGTAGCTGGACGATTTACTGTTAAGAAACCGACGGTATATGTATTTATATTAGCATCAGCCCCTGGGGACTCTATAACCATTAGAACACTCCATAAATATTCAGGAATTTTGATGGGCCTTGTAGAAGGAATGTTTGGATCTGTGGAAGGAATTTCTGCTTCTTGACCGTCGCTTAGTTTTTTAACTCCATCAGTCCCAGAGATAACATAGACTTCGTAATTTTTATTTACATTTTTAGCAAAGCTGTTTGCGTAAGTTTCAATTTTTTTCCAAAGACCCCTATTATGCCTTTCTTCTTGAGGAACTATGTTTGATAAAAGGCTAATTGCTAGATTATTTTTTGATTGGTTATTCTTATTGTCTGGTCTATTTCTATGTGCTACAGGAACTAAATGACCTTGAGCATAAATCAGATTTTCTAATACTGGAGCTGGATCGTAGTCACCAGATTGTACTTGATGAAAATCAGTAGGAAGATTCGTATCTGGGCGGAAGTTTCGTTTATCTGCTAGGAAAGGATCTCCATTTTGATATATCCACGTTTTATTAACCAGCCAGCTTGCCCAGTTAGCAGTATTTTTCTCGCCATTATAGGACAAGGCGTATTGAGGTCTTTCTAATAGCAACTCATCTTTGTAAAGATTTGTCGAAAATTCAGCAATACTATATCTAGCTTCTTTTCTAGTTGCTGCTTTTGGATTACCCTCAAGAGGAGTTGGAATGCCAAATCGCAGATGCTCACTCTGGAAAAACACATCATCCAGATAAACTAGCAGTTCATTTGACC includes these proteins:
- a CDS encoding pentapeptide repeat-containing protein; translated protein: MTPTLLVPISGALTWKRRGLAEAILNAANLSGVNLRNACFDGTDATAANFTRADLEGATLYESNLEGALFVNANLSNTDLLQTPFYGTDLSHANLTLALHASLKGAILDNTTMPDGSIKSNYSRD